A single Drechmeria coniospora strain ARSEF 6962 chromosome 03, whole genome shotgun sequence DNA region contains:
- a CDS encoding secretory component protein shr3: MGFVDYSKSTKSKDYRGSTSFATYMIIGPTCFFLGILFASFPYDFPLLWSKEPVGDAYYQQLETHLKFMHQSPPLIGRILNIMVSVGFTGLFVKLFRPSEANFLFDGASLILYTIGVAVYITNTVKGLRTISSGLWETEDFKKTQEATVEGEFVLGREDSLKVLAASNTILALVLIGVLVLQAGQWYAEKRDSDEETATVDKKEPSPSGKAAANKKKQ, translated from the exons ATGGGCTTCGTCGACTACTCCAAGTCCACCAAGTCCAAGGACTATCGCGGCTCCACCTCTTTCGCGACGTACATGATCATCGGCC CGACATGCTTcttcctcggcatcctctTCGCCTCCTTCCCCTACGACTTCCCCCTCCTCTGGTCCAAGGAGCCGGTCGGCGACGCCTACTACCAGCAGCTTGAGACGCACCTCAAGTTCATGCAccagtcgccgccgctcatCGGGCGCATCCTCAACATCATGGTCTCCGTCGGCTTCACCGGCCTCTTCGTCAAGCTCTTCCGACCGAGCGAGGCCAACTTCCTCTTCGACGGCGCCTCGCTGATCCTCTAcaccatcggcgtcgccgtctaCATCACCAACACGGTCAAGGGCCTGCGCACCATCAGCTCCGGGCTCTGGGAGACGGAGGATTTCAAGAAGACGCAGGAGGCgaccgtcgagggcgagttCGTCCTCGGACGCGAGGACAGCCTCAAGGTGCTGGCGGCGAGCAacaccatcctcgccctcgtcctcatcggcgtcctcgtcctccaggCGGGTCAGTGGTACGCCGAGAAGCgggactcggacgaggagacggccaCGGTCGACAAGAAGGAGCCGTCTCCCAGcggcaaggcggccgccaacaagaagaagcagtga
- a CDS encoding amino acid transporter arg-13, with protein sequence MTKCPDAAALAFALAPSPPLSRDPSVTRLVRPTRHSQRNPSLDKNRVTPAAQAEPFARCRPGPTETNHSALSTALLSRNAIARWGERVKPTTTTTTTTTVSLLFVLATPHPGWMTTFSEMEPSPVSVEATTSALTLRGKSALLEAVEDVFYGSVAGVVGKYIEYPFDTVKVRLQSQPDHLPLRYKGPLDCFRQSIQTEGFYSLYRGITAPLVGAALETSSLFVFESLGREVAFRTGLASRERSLSVPALWATGAFSGACTSFVLTPIELVKCKIQAPMLAESAAAPPVRPLAVIRDVYRHEGLRGFWHGQLGTLIRETGGCSAWFGAKETATAMFYNLKTSAAATEAERKSILSKPLPLWQQALAGASAGVSYNFLFFPADTVKSRMQTVPVGRLAAKRTFWNEGVALWRQHGLRGFYRGCGVTCLRSAPSSAFIFMVYDGLKRRFPLQ encoded by the exons ATGACAAAATGTCCtgacgccgccgctctcgccttcgccctcgccccctctcccccccttTCTCGTGATCCCTCTGTGACTCGACTCGTCCGACCGACTCGCCATAGTCAACGAAACCCGTCGCTGGA CAAGAACCGTGTCACCCCAGCGGCACAAGCTGAGCCCTTTGCCCGCTGTCGACCGGGCCCGACCGAGACCAACCACTCGGCCCTCTCCACcgccctcctctcccgcAACGCCATCGCTCGTTGGGGCGAAAGggtgaagccgacgacgacgacgacgacgacgacgacagtcTCTCTGTTGTTCGTCTTGGCCACCCCGCACCCGGGCTGGATGACTACCTTTTCCGAGATGGAACCGAGCCCCGTCTCGGTCGAGGCTACCACCTCGGCGCTCACGCTTCGGGGCAAGTCGGCTCTGTtggaagccgtcgaggatgtaTTTTACGGCTCG gtcgccggcgtcgtcggcaagtaCATCGAGTATCCGTTCGACACCGTCAAGGTTAGGCTCCAGAGCCAGCCCGACCACCTCCCCCTGCGATACAAGGGCCCGCTCGATTGTTTCCGACAATCGATACAGACGGAGGGCTTCTACAGCCTCTACCGTGGCATCACGGcgcccctcgtcggcgccgccctcgaaaCGAGCAGCCTGTTCGTCTTCGAgagcctcggccgcgaggtcGCCTTCCGAACCGGGCTCGCGTCGCGGGAGAGGTCGCTGTCCGTGCCGGCGCTCTGGGCGACGGGCGCCTTCTCGGGCGCCTGCACCTCCTTCGTCCTGACGCccatcgagctcgtcaagtgCAAGATCCAGGCGCCCATgctcgccgagtcggccgccgcgccgccggtgcGACCGCTCGCCGTGATCCGAGACGTGTACCGCCACGAGGGTCTCCGAGGCTTCTGGCACGGTCAGCTCGGGACCCTGATCCGGGAGACGGGCGGGTGCTCGGCCTGGTTCGGCGCCAAGgagacggccacggccatgtTCTACAACCTgaagacgtcggcggcggcgaccgaggccgagaggaaGAGCATCCTGTCGAAGCCTTTGCCCTTGTGGCAGCAGGCCCTTgccggcgcctcggccggcgtctcGTACAACTTTTTGTTCTTCCCCGCCGACACGGTCAAGTCGCGCATGCAGACGGTGCCGGTCGGTCGTCTGGCGGCGAAACGCACATTCTGGAACGAGGGAGTGGCCCTGTGGCGGCAGCATGGCCTGCGAGGCTTTTACCGTGGCTGCGGCGTCACCTGCCTCcgctcggcgccgagctcggcatTCATATTCATGGTCTACGACGGACTGAAGCGCCGCTTCCCACTCCAGTAG
- a CDS encoding translocator protein — protein sequence MTTILPNFAIDARVLQHPAASILLPIALGTAVGYGTRPTQTKDKYLSLKQPPLRPPPWVFGPVWTLLYGIMGYAAYRATSTGLSPLASPEVTRATRLGMTLYTIQLGLNFAWMPLFFVAERPVEATIDILALLGVNVYLTRVWGSVDKVAGLCQIPYLAWLSFATYLCAGAGHLNSWDLSDKETVRNDNDKKK from the exons ATGACCACCATCCTACCCAACTTTGCCATCGACGCGCGGGTGCTGCAGCATCCAGCAGCCTCCATCCTCCTGCCCATCGCCCTtggcaccgccgtcggctaTGGCACCCGTC CGACACAAACAAAGGATAAATACTTGTCGCTCAAGCAGCCCCCGCTGCGTCCGCCGCCCTGGGTTTTTGGTCCAGTCTGGACCCTGCTCTACGG CATCATGGGCTACGCCGCCTACCGCGCCACGAGCACCGGCCTATCGCCCCTCGCCTCCCCAGAGGTCACTCGGGCTACGCGGCTCGGCATGACGCTCTACACAATCCAGCTCGGCCTGAACTTTGCCTGGATGcccctcttcttcgtcgccgagcgGCCCGTCGAGGCCACCATCGAtatcctcgccctcctggGCGTCAACGTCTATCTCACCCGCGTCTGGGGGTCCGTCGATAAGGTGGCCGGGCTCTGCCAGATCCCCTACCTCGCCTGGCTGAGCTTCGCCACCTACCTCTGCGCCGGGGCGGGCCATCTCAATAGCTGGGATCTCTCGGACAAGGAGACGGTGAggaacgacaacgacaagAAGAAATAG
- a CDS encoding cell division control protein Cdc6, translated as MSPAALGKRTRSAAEAALVETPSKRSRHHDAYAVGGGDEENDDPDAELDSQEDKVVQELPRKRQRAASTTKENPVTPSTPRHRDAFSRYPDTPRHTVMSAGKLFRRMTPQSPLTPSTIQTVYQSARQLFARGAEPGQLIGRESERSQLAAFLDRCSSDSPHGCLYVSGAPGTGKSAMITEMTKQGPERAGVRSAFINCMSIKSSKDLYTTLLAELGFDGNVSEADAVSALQQAFCPKSKQPSAVYQVTLDEIDHILTMGLESLYRIFEWSLHASSRLVLIGIANALDLTERFLPRLKSKNLKADLLPFLPYTAAQVKNIIMTRLKSLMPADKQSYVPFLHPAAIELCSRKVSSQTGDLRKAFEICRRALDLIEAETRCKHEEEAREKLLQMTPSKKPLGEKVNGAAATSGPRSVMETMTASLKALTAETAPRASIGHLNKVTAAAFSNGTNQRLKTLNLQQKAALSALVAYENRARSVARSAGGSTASKSQSLAPTIKMLFDAYCQLCTRDSLLHPLSSSEFREVVGSLETLGLVNTVFGKSGSFGLAQTPSKRGRKGTAGSGDDRRIASSVSDKDMESVVDGVGAGILKSILAGEALD; from the exons ATGTCTCCGGCGGCGCTGGGCAAGCGCACTCGAAGTGCTGCGGAAGCTG CTCTCGTCGAGACGCCGAGCAAGAGAAGCCGACATCACGACGCgtacgccgtcggcggtggcgacgaagaaAACGACGAtcccgacgccgagcttgaCTCGCAGGAGGACAAGGTCGTTCAGGAGCTCCCGCGGAAGAGGCAGCGcgcggcttcgacgaccaAAGAGAACCCGGTGACGCCTTCGACGCCCCGGCACCGCGATGCTTTCTCCCGATACCCCGACACCCCGCGGCATACGGTCATGTCGGCCGGCAAGCTCTTCCGGCGCATGACCCCACAATCCCCTctcacgccgtcgacaatTCAAACCGTCTACCAGTCGGCGCGTCAGCTCTTTGCGCGCGGCGCGGAACCCGGTCAGCTTATCGGAAGGGAGTCGGAGCGAAGCCAGCTTGCCGCCTTTCTCGACCGCTGCTCCTCCGACTCTCCCCACGGCTGCCTCTACGTTAGCGGCGCGCCCGGCACGGGCAAGAGCGCAATGATCACGGAGATGACCAAGCAGGGCCCCGAGCGCGCAGGCGTCCGGAGCGCCTTCATCAACTGCATGAGCATCAAGTCATCCAAGGACCTCTACACCACCCTcctggccgagctcggcttcgacggcaacgtgagcgaggccgacgccgtgtCGGCCCTGCAGCAAGCCTTCTGCCCAAAGTCGAagcagccgtcggccgtctaCCAGGTGACGCTCGACGAGATTGACCACATTCTGACTATGGGCCTCGAGAGCCTCTACCGCATCTTCGAGTGGTCCCTACACGCCAGCTCGCGGCTCGTgctcatcggcatcgccaacgcGCTCGACCTCACCGAACGGTTCCTGCCCCGGCTCAAGTCCAAGAATCTAAAGGCGGACCTCCTGCCCTTCCTGCCCTATACGGCGGCCCAGGTCAAGAACATCATCATGACGCGGCTCAAGTCCCTGATGCCGGCCGACAAGCAGAGCTACGTTCCCTTCCTCCACCCGGCCGCCATTGAGCTCTGCTCCCGCAAGGTGTCGAGCCAGACGGGCGACCTACGCAAAGCCTTTGAGATTTGCCGGCGGGCCTTGGACCtgatcgaggccgagacgcgATGCAAgcacgaggaggaggcgcgGGAGAAGCTGCTGCAGATGACGCCTTCGAAGAAGCCGCTCGGGGAAAAGGTCaacggagcggcggcgacgtcggggcCGCGAAGCGTCATggagacgatgacggcgtcgctCAAGGCCCtcacggccgagacggcacCGAGAGCTTCCATCGGTCACCTCAAcaaggtgacggcggcggccttcAGCAACGGCACCAACCAGCGGCTCAAGACGTTGAACCTGCAGCAGAAGGCGGCCCTGTCGGCCCTCGTAGCGTACGAGAACCGGGCGCGAAGCGTGGCCAGGTCGGCGGGCGGGTCGACGGCATCCAAGTCGCAATCGCTCGCGCCAACCATCAAGATGCTCTTCGACGCCTATTGCCAGCTGTGCACGCGAGATTCGCTCCTGCACCCGCTCTCGAGCTCCGAGTTCCGGGAGGTCGTCGGCAGCTTGGAGACGCTCGGGCTCGTCAACACGGTCTTTGGGAAATCCGGCAGCTTCGGCCTGGCCCAGACGCCGAGCAAGCGGGGTCGCAAGGGCAcggccggcagcggcgacgaccgaCGAATCGCCAGCTCGGTGAGCGACAAGGACATGGAGtcggtcgtcgatggcgtcggcgcggGCATCCTGAAGAGCAttctcgccggcgaggccttgGACTGA
- a CDS encoding pH response protein PalF: MTAPERQQRSAAMPSSSLSPSSSSPSPLPAAPGSSSTVLGTLRASSSSAPKSPPPPARPSLLSRLNLPLPSAFRNRHRNVVDFHIRCDEPYRKYAAGDAVRGAVVLAAVKPVRITHLVVSLHGYVRVLKDPTSLAKAQLAAALPSHGCSNHPQYHGNGLASLFQDEQILSGEGRLEPGRYEFGFELLFPNKELPSSIDFERGTISYMITATITRPTTISPTSTCDRRVMLAQTIDIGMLPPPRPRTIFLEPISKRTRRKRSVAQDRAPAACPDVADLASEAGSVDRATVADEPASAEHRSHIPTDARSEVSGESGRSASTAISRADFAQLSQAISAMSPAEKQQVVDDKTITASVSLIKAGFLPGDTVSVKITVQHIKRVKSMTGVIVTLFRQGRIDTSPEPYTFEFLTKEEEARVADKEEAYPRSRTGLGGLSLTSSSSTSVFRKDLDQNAAPLIIDPVTLQASVTVSVRIPDDAFPTIKGVPGEMINFKYQVEVVVDLGGRLANQLQGGQSNSRFGPYGSGGSDQSAHSYGPRRTANIADTEPLRREKGVISVTMETVVGSTDSSRNRKPTPAAAPLSSPESGTVRVAESDDDEVIRPEIPRPDEASPGYFQQGATASGQANGHPFAPPPGQQPLPGHVQAAGAQLAGAGSNAVGGGDDDAAPSYVPPPSVPDQRSMTEKDRVRQAELRLLPSQPPAASAPSAAHDGGDDGRRRSLLEPGAPADEAPAPSAPTLEDLAAGQPVEDKQELERQRLMNEASAPPEFPDDVERRGEPSSSTSAAHDEPSAPVLGERDVDGHDYGDVGNGSSRGGTGPIVEQLPAYER, from the exons atgacggcgccaGAACGGCAGCAGAGGTCTGCcgccatgccgtcgtcgtccttgtcgccgtcgtcgtcgtcgccctcgcccctTCCCGCCGCTcccggctcgtcctcgaccgtcttGGGCACCCTCCgtgcttcgtcctcgtcggctccgaaatcgccgcctcctcctgctcggccgagccTCCTGTCGCGCCTCAACCTGCCGCTACCGAGCGCGTTCAGGAACCGCCACCGCAACGTCGTCGACTTCCACATCCGCTGCGACGAACCCTACCGAAAGTACGCCGCCGGTGACGCCGtccgcggcgccgtcgtcctcgccgccgtgaaGCCGGTCCGCATCAcccacctcgtcgtctccctgCACGGCTACGTCCGCGTCCTCAAGGACCCGACCTCGCTGGCCAAggcccagctcgccgccgccctgccgTCCCACGGATGCTCGAACCACCCGCAGTACCACGGCAACGGCCTCGCCAGCCTGTTCCAGGACGAGCAGATTCTCAGCGGCGAGGGGCGCCTCGAGCCCGGGAGGTACGAGTTTGGCTTCGAGCTGCTCTTCCCCAACAAGGAGCTTCCGAGCAGCATTGAT TTTGAGCGGGGGACGATATCGTACATGATTACCGCCACCAtcacgaggccgacgacgatatcgccgacgtcgacctgcGACCGCCGCGTCATGCTCGCCCAGACAATCGACATCGGCatgctcccgccgccgcgaccgcGAACCATCTTCTTGGAACCGATATCGAAACGCACGCGGAGGAAAAGGTCCGTCGCGCAGGACAGGGCGCCGGCCGCATGtcccgacgtcgccgatCTCGCCTCCGAGGCCGGTTCCGTTGACCgagccaccgtcgccgacgagcccgcctcggccgagcatCGTTCTCACATCCCCACCGATGCCCGGAGCGAGGTCAGCGGCGAGAGCGGCCGCAGCGCCAGCACGGCCATCAGCAGGGCCGACTTTGCCCAGCTTTCCCaggccatctcggccatgtctccggccgagaagcagcaggtcgtcgacgacaagacCATCACGGCATCCGTCAGCCTCATCAAAGCCGGCTTCCTCCCCGGCGACACCGTCTCCGTCAAGATCACGGTCCAGCACATCAAGAGGGTCAAGAGCATGACgggcgtcatcgtcaccctCTTCAGGCAAGGAAGGATCGACACCTCGCCCGAACCCTACACCTTCGAATTCCTGaccaaggaggaggaggctcgGGTGGCGGACAAGGAGGAGGCCTATCCGAGGTCGCGCAccgggctcggcggcctctccctgacctcgtcgagctcgacgagcgtcTTCCGCAAGGACCTGGATCAGAACGCGGCACCGCTCATCATAGACCCTGTCACGCTGCAGGCCTCGGTCACGGTGTCCGTCAGGatccccgacgacgccttcCCGACCATCAAGGGGGTGCCCGGCGAGATGATCAACTTCAAGTACCaagtcgaggtcgtcgtcgacctcggcggacGCTTGGCGAACCAGCTCCAGGGGGGGCAGTCGAACTCGCGCTTCGGGCCctacggcagcggcggctcCGACCAGAGCGCCCACTCGTACGGCCCGCGCCGGACGGCCAACATCGCCGACACGGAACCTCTGAGGAGGGAAAAGGGCGTCATCTCGGTCACCATGGAGAcggtcgtcggcagcaccgACAGCTCGCGGAACCGcaagccgacgccggccgcggcACCGTTGTCGTCGCCCGAGTCGGGCACCGTGCGCGTTgccgagagcgacgacgacgaagtcATCCGACCCGAGATCCCCCGCCCCGACGAGGCCTCCCCGGGCTACTTTCAGCAAGGTGCGACGGCCTCGGGTCAAGCCAACGGCCATCCGTTCGCCCCGCCACCTGGCCAGCAGCCCCTCCCCGGCCACGTCCAGGCGGCGGGCgcccagctcgccggcgcAGGGTCaaacgccgtcggcggcggtgacgacgacgccgctcCCTCGTACGTTCCGCCACCCTCGGTCCCGGACCAGCGTTCGATGACGGAAAAGGACCGGGTGCGACAGGCGGAGCTGCGACTGCTCCCCAGCCAACCCCCTGCCGCGAGCGCCCCATCCGCCGcgcacgacggcggagacgacggccgaaGGCGCTCGCTTCTGGAGCCCGgcgcgccggccgacgaagcacctgcaccgtcggcgccgacgttggAGGACCTGGCTGCTGGACAGCCGGTCGAGGACAAGCAAGAGTTGGAGCGGCAGCGGTTGATGAACGAAGCGAGCGCGCCGCCCGAGTTTCCCGACGACGTGGAGCGAAGGGGGGagccttcgtcgtcgacaagcgCGGCCCACGACGAGCCGTCTGCGCCCGTCCTGGGCGAGCGTGACGTTGACGGCCACGACTACGGCGACGTGGGCAACGGCTCCTCCAGGGGCGGCACCGGCCCCATCGTCGAGCAGCTACCGGCATACGAACGATGA
- a CDS encoding J-type co-chaperone JAC1, mitochondrial yields MPTPCGIWYLEAIVRKVCSQVPLNRIASAFSTCLDRHRDRDALSSAPFTLLRLPSLSVDRHRPARIAIPIGAVDKATQPFERTTMLRPTGRLCGWCLRAQKASSSPVAATTTTTATTPAQPHLHPRQWPRRNPPLRPDALAAASRHRWASPPPQARLVSQSARLYSSAAASAAHHDGSPGSSSPPQRQPRRQAETQSTLYDLFPQTLPDGPPPRGHFPVDTSALRREFLRLQAAHHPDKHPAERKHAAEATSSAINHAYRTLANPLLRAQYLLTLRGVDVAADEALKVDEPDLLALVLDTHEAIEAAVSADDLVPLRDANEARISRSELLLERAFRDDDVDAAKSEAVRLRYWVNLRESLHGWEEEGAPVMLHH; encoded by the exons ATGCCAACTCCGTGCGGTATCTGGTACTTGGAAGCCATCGTACGGAAGGTGTGCtcgcaagtacct CTCAACCGCATCGCATCGGCCTTTTCGACATGCCTTGACCGCCACCGCGACCGTGATGCCCTCTCATCCGCACCTTTCACCCTCCTCCGGCTACCATCACTGAGCGTCGACCGGCATCGACCGGCTAGGATTGCCATTCCTATAGGCGCTGTTGACAAGGCTACCCAGCCCTTCGAGCGCACGACCATGTTGCGACCAACAGGCCGGTTGTGCGGCTGGTGCCTCCGGGCCCAAAAagcctcgtcgtcaccagtcgcggcgacgacgacgacgacagcgacgacacCAGCGCAGCCGCACCTCCATCCCCGACAGTGGCCACGACGGAACCCTCCTCTCCGGCCCGATGCCCTCGCTGCCGCATCTCGACACCGCtgggcctcgccgcctccccagGCCCGTCTCGTCTCCCAGAGTGCCCGCCTTTACAGCTcagcggcggcctcggccgctcaccacgacggcagccccggctcgtcgtcaccgccgcaACGACAACCGCGGCGGCAAGCGGAGACGCAAAGCACGCTCTACGACCTCTTCCCCCAGACCCTCCCCGACGGGCCCCCGCCACGAGGCCACTTCCCCGTCGACACCTCGGCGCTGCGTCGCGAGTTTCTCCGGCTCCAAGCTGCCCACCACCCAGACAAGCACCCGGCCGAGCGGAAGCATGCGGCCGAAGCGACCTCGTCTGCCATCAACCACGCCTACCGCACTCTCGCCAACCCCCTGCTGCGCGCGCAGTACCTCCTCACCCtccgcggcgtcgacgtcgccgccgacgaggccctcAAGGTGGACGAACCcgacctcctcgccctcgtcctcgacacgcacgaggccatcgaggcggccgtcagcgccgacgacctcgtacCTCTCCGAGACGCCAACGAAGCTCGCATCTCCCGCAGCGAGCTTTTGCTCGAGCGCGCCTttcgcgacgacgacgtggacgCCGCCAAGAGCGAGGCCGTCCGCCTGCGCTACTGGGTCAACCTCAGGGAGAGCCTGCACGgctgggaggaggagggcgcaCCTGTGATGCTGCACCACTGA
- a CDS encoding mitochondrial cytochrome b2: protein MAKVFDAAEVAAHNTRSSCWVILYGDVYDVTDILASHPGGSNVILKLAGQDATRDYDPVHPAGTLEENLKPGAKLGRVKADSVPRTGASAVEDDAGNLGRGPSLASLLNLDEIEREASRRISKRAYAYYYSASDDLCSKSLNKAVYRDILLRPRVFVDSTACDMSTSVLGSKVDVPFFIAPAAMARLAHPDGEHGLARAAARFGAMQIISNNASMRPERIVEGAPRHQVFGWQMYVQTDRQKSIDMLQRINAMRDRFKFICLTLDAPVPGKREHDEKSSFADGAGTRATDGGAVGRQLFLGTARDLTWATTLPWLARHTDLPVVLKGLQTHEDAYLAAMHAPQVKAIILSNHGGRAMDTAPPPLHTLLEIRKYCPEVFDKVEVWLDGGIRRGTDVVKALCLGATAVGLGRAPLFGLGAGGQAGAERVLESTCKFGSQFSRQATLRRTMVCTREADASPRRAVLEAEVATCMRLLGAKSISELGPRFINSRRVEREIYDGDPALDEGGRWISKARL, encoded by the exons ATGGCAAAAGTGtttgatgccgccgagg TGGCCGCCCACAACACGCGTAGCAGTTGCTGGGTCATACTGTACGGCGACGTCTATGACGTGACCGACATCTTGGCCTCCCACCCTGGAGGTTCCAACGTCATCCTCAAGCTCGCCGGCCAAGACGCCACCCGCGACTACGATCCGGTCCACCCAGCGGGAACGCTCGAGGAGAACTTGAAGCCCGGGGCCAAATTGGGTCGGGTCAAGGCCGACAGCGTACCGAGGACAGGAGCTtcggcggtcgaggacgacgcagGCAACCTGGGTCGCGGGCCCTCGTTGGCGTCGCTTCTCAACCTGGATGAGATCGAGCGAGAGGCCAGCAGGCGCATCTCCAAGAGGGCCTACGCCTACTACTACTCGGCCAGCGACGACCTCTGCTCAAAGTCGCTGAACAAGGCCGTCTATCGGGATATCCTCCTGCGACCCCGCGTCTTCGTCGACAGCACCGCCTGCGACATGTCAACCTCGGTGCTCGGAAGCAAGGTCGACGTGCCCTTCTTCATCGCcccggccgccatggcccgGCTGGCGCatcccgacggcgagcacggccTCGCAAGGGCGGCCGCGCGCTTCGGCGCCATGCAAATCATCTCCAACAACGCGTCCATGAGGCCGGagcgcatcgtcgagggcgcgccGCGGCATCAAGTCTTTGGTTGGCAGATGTACGTGCAGACGGATCGGCAGAAGAGCATCGACATGCTCCAGCGCATCAACGCCATGCGGGACCGGTTCAAGTTCATCTGCCTCACCCTCGATGCGCCCGTGCCTGGCAAGCGAGAGCACGACGAGAAATCAAGCTTTGCCGACGGAGCCGGGACGAGagccaccgacggcggcgccgttggCCGGCAGCTCTTCCTCGGTACGGCCCGCGACCTCACCTGGGCGACGACCTTGCCCTGGCTCGCGCGGCACACGGACCTGCCGGTGGTGCTCAAGGGCCTGCAAACGCACGAGGACGCGTACCTGGCGGCGATGCACGCGCCCCAAGTGAAGGCCATCATCCTCTCCAACCACGGCGGACGAGCGATGGACACGGCACCGCCCCCGCTGCACACCCTGCTCGAGATTCGCAAATACTGCCCCGAAGTCTTTGACAAAGTCGAGGTCTGGCTGGACGGCGGCATCAGGAGGGGAACGGACGTGGTCAAGGCGTTGTGCCTCGGGGCGACCGCCGTCGGTCTCGGGAGAGCGCCGCTCTTCGGCCTCGGGGCGGGTGGCCAAGCTGGCGCGGAGCGGGTGTTGGAGAGTACGTGCAAGTTTGGCTCGCAATTTTCCCGACAGGCTACGCTACGGCGCACCATGGTATGCACTCGTGAAGCTGACGCATCGCCTCGCCGAGCAGTTCTCGAAGCCGAAGTCGCCACATGCATGCGCCTGCTGGGCGCGAAGAGCATCTCGGAACTGGGACCTAGATTC ATCAACAGTCGACGTGTGGAGAGAGAGATTTACGACGGAGATCCGGCCTTGGACGAGGGAGGACGCTGGATTTCGAAAGCGAGACTGTAG